The Ferrimicrobium acidiphilum DSM 19497 nucleotide sequence CAGGACCTTCGGGCGATCAGCATCGTCTGGCGTCGAGAGTTAATTAGATTTTGGAGAGACAAGCTTCGAATGGTGACCTCACTCATTCAACCGATTCTGTTCCTCTTCGTCCTTGGAACTGGTCTGTCAACCTTGGCCAAACATGGGATGCCGCCAGGGGTAAACCTTCGTACCTTCCTATACCCTGGCGTGCTTGCGATGTCAGCGCTCTTTACAGCGCTCTTCTCTGCGGGTTCGATAGTGTGGGATCGGGAGTTTGGCTTCCTGCGAGAGATGTTGGTAGCGCCGGTTAGTCGCGGTTCGATTGTGCTCGGCAAGTGCCTTGGAGGTACCACGGTAGCGACGTTCCAAGGGGTTATCATCCTGATTTTGGCCGGGCTCGCGGGGATTCCATATCGTCCAACACTTATCCTTGCACTCATAGGAGAGCTGCTCCTGCTCTCATTTACCTTGACCGCCTTTGGTGTCATGATGGCTGCACGTATCCAGCAGTTCCAGGCGTTCATGGCTGTGACTCAGATGTTGGTGATGCCGCTCTTCTTCTTATCTGGAGCTCTCTATCCACTTGCCGGTTTGCCGACTTGGTTGACGGTGTTAACCAGGATTGATCCGCTCACCTATATTGTTGGGCCAATGCGCAGTGTTGTCTTCAACTCGATCAATATGACTCAGGCGGCTCGTCACTTCCTCAGCCCGGGAGTCACGTGGAATGGGTGGTTAGTTCCTGTCGCTCTGTCACTCGCGATTGTGGCCGTCATGGGTGCAGCCATGGCCTTCATTGCGATTCTAGAGTTTCGAAAGAGCGACTAGTTCTGGCTCGATCACTCGGAGGTCGTCGGAGTCATGGAGGCATCGCGGCCCTTTGACAGAATCTTGAGCGCATAACCAAAGTAGAGCAGGATGGCGGCCGCCATAACGGTTCCAAAAATCTCTCCACCTAAAGTGAGTACTATGACCCAGGCAGACGGGCGTGCGATTGGGTTTGTGGAGGCAAAGATGGTTATCGTTATAATGAAAACTATGCATCCGAGTATGAGCAGTGGGATCGAGGCGTACTGAAAGAGTTCAGCGACCTTCGGTGGGCTCCAACGGTCAAACATCGATTGAGCTGGCTGGAGATCGTCATCTCTACTCATTGTCGCATCAGCTTGTCGTCTCGCGTATTCGCGCGGTGTCTGTTCGTTAAACACATTGATGAGGAGATCTTTGGCCATCGTCTGTCGGGTTGATCGGTTTTCGAGGTCAATCTCGAGCAGAATTTCAGAGGCTAGTTCACCGATGGGTACGACCTTGAGTTTGTAGGGAAGCTGGGCGGAGGAGGCTCCGGTTCGCAGGCTGCGGCCCTCGACGCTGAGATCCTCTCGGTGAATGTTAATTGGTTCGGTAAAGCCGTAGACAACTTCGACAACTGCTTCGAAGATAGTCTCCGCCCGATCAGGTGCTGGAATGGTTGTCGTGATTGTCTCCATGGCCTCTGAGTTTACCACTGACCTGCTAAATGGCTACGATAGGTCGTTACTATCGAATTTTGATCCTATTGAATGCCATATAAACTATCCACATCTATCAGCAGTCGCGGACGGATTCGATAGTAGCGCTGGTATCGACTTTCTCAGATCTCTTGTATACTTTCGATCCCAAAGAATGCATCATGGAGAGTTTTGTTGTTTGAGAGCTCGGCAACAGGACCATTGAAACGCACGTAACCGCCTTCTAGCACCACGGCCGTTTGGGCGAACTTCAGGAACTCAACGTTTTGCTCCGCCACCAGCAACGTCATGCCATCGGAGTGAAGCGTGATAAGAGTCTCGACTACTTCGGATACGAACTTAGGAGAGAGCCCTGCGGAGGGCTCGTCCATGATCAGCAGTGATGGCTGAGCAATTACGCACTTTGCGATCCCAACCATCTTGCGTTGCCCTCCTGATAGGCTCCCGGCAGGCTCGTTTAGCCTGCCACCTAATTCAGGGAACAGTGCGAGCACTGTCTCAAGGCCCGCATCGAAGGACCTGTTCCGATTTGTCATTGCGCCAAGCTGTAGATTCTCTTTGACACTGAGTGATGGGAAAATACCCTGTTCGCTCATGAACGCCAGACCCTTGCGCGCTCTTTTGGCAGTGCTCGCCTTGGTCACATCGTCTCCAAAGAGCGAGACGGTGCCGCCGGAAGTGGGTAGTAGACCTACAATGGCGCGCAAAAGCGTTGACTTTCCTGCACCGTTGGCTCCAAGGATCACGATAGCCTGTCCTGGATCGACTTCCAGGGAGAGTTCTCGCACTACCGCCATGCCGGAGTACGCAATTGTAATGTCTTTCACCTCAAGAGCTAGAGCTGCCACCAAGAAACACCTTCTTCACCAGATCATCCTGGAGTGCAGCGGAAAGCGAGCCAGCAAAGATCTCCTTGCCCGCATTCAACACAAGAACCCTATCCGCCACCCGATCCAAAAACCCCAATAAATGCTCGACAACGACTACCGACCGATCGCGAGCTATTTTACGCAAAAGCTGTGTGACCCCCTCTAACTCCGCAGGCATCAATCCAGCGGCGAGTTCATCTACAAAGAGCACACGAGGGGACATCACCAGTGCGCGTCCCAGATCGAGCATCTTCTTATGCGTAGAATTCAAGCTGCTAGCTGGCTTTCCCATCGACTCACTCAGCCCTACAAGCTCCGCTACTTCGGCGACGCCAAGCGTGACTCGCGAAGCATGGTTGCGCGCAATCTCTAAATTCTCAAAAACCGTCAGATCTAAAAATGGCCGCGGGATCTGGAATGTTCTGTTGATGCCTATGCGTGCCAACTTATCTGCACGCAGGCCCGTCACGTCTTTGCCATCAAGCATCACCGATCCACCAGTAGGCTCGTAAAGTCCACAGATCGTGTTGATGATGGTCGTCTTGCCCGATCCGTTCGGACCTACAAGCCCAAGTACCTCCCCGTTGGCCAGAGAGAAGGAGACGCCATCAACGGCACGCAAGCCACCGAAAGACTGGGCGAGGTTATGGACTTCAATGACATTTTCGCTCATCTTGCATTCCCCGTGGTGAATCGACGTGAAACGCTCTTACCTATTCCCACCAATCCGCGAGGAAGGAACAATACCAAGAGAATGATGATGAATCCGTAGATCAACTCAAAATACTGGGGGTTGGATATACCAATGATTGAGTAGACACCGTAGAGTAGGACAGCTCCCAGTGTCGGTCCCCACAATGAACCCGTACCGCCAAAGAGTGCGAAGACAATAGCAAAAACGGAAACCGCCGGATTAAATACTGTAGTCGGATAGAAGAGAGATGTTGCCCAGGCAAAGAGCGCACCCGCCATGCCTGCAAGTCCAGCCGCGATCAGCCAGGCGATAGAGCGCTGCTTGACGACGTTCACTCCTGCCATAGCGGCCGAATATGCGTCCTCACGAATAGCAAGCAATGACATTCCAAACTTGGAGTGTCGTATGTAGAAGACAATAACAAGCGCTATACCCACCAACACAACTGCCGAGACATAGAACTGGCCAGAGGAGTAGGCGCTCGCTATGTTCGTGGGAAGGGCACCATTTGTAACCGACGCCAGCGACGGATTCGAAATGATATCACCCAATGCTAAGGCTCCAGCTAATGTCGCGATTGCAAAATACGCGCCCTTGAGACGGAAAAGGGGCATGAAGATCGCCGCGACGACCACCCCACCTACACCGCCGATCACAACAGCAAGAATCGCTGGAATCTGGAAGTGCTGGATGGTAAGAGCTCCGGCGTATGCACCGGCTCCAAAGAAACCAAAATACCCAAAGGGAAGATACCCTGTAAAGCCATAGGATATATTGATACCTTGCGCGAGCACCAAATACACCATCATGTAGACCAACAACAATTCATTGCCATAAAATTGGACGGCTAATGAGAAGGCGAGCAACGGGAGGACGATCCCGGCTAGGTCGACCATCCGCTTTCGGTCACGCAACGTTGCTGTTAGGGTATTGCCAAATGATCTCCGAGACGGGCTACTTTCCCCTCGAACCGTTACGACGTCAGACAACTCGAGTCCTCCTGCCCAGTAACCCCTGCGGGCGTATCAACATCGTACCAAGGACAAGGACATACGGCACCAGATCAGACCAAGAGGGTAAGTACACCTGTGCCAATTGATAGAAGACACCAAATAAGAGACCCGCGAGAACTGTCCCCATAGGATTCCCCAAGCTGCCAAAAACGATTATTGCAAATGCAATTACGGTGAGACCTACTCCTTCAGAGGCCTGCACGCCGCTGAACACAAAGATTGCCATCACGCCACTCACTGCTGCCAGGGCAAGTCCAACCCCAAACGTTATGGCGGAGACTCGAGTGGCATCGATGCCAACCGAGGCTGCTTCATCGGTATCAGCCATCACTGCTCTCGTCTGACGGCCCAGCTTGGTACGGTACAGGTATAGGAAGAAGAGTAATAGAATCGGTATCGCCACTCCAGCCGCGATAAACCAATCCGACTGATAGCTCTGACCAAACAAGTGAATCGGAGCCGATGGTAGAGAATTAGACGGCATAGTACGTTGATTATTACCGAAACCGAGCGCAGCCAACGCCTCGGTCACCTGTGAAACACCGAAGAATAGGACCAGCGATAGTGTCTCAAAATCCTTTGCCGACTTCAATCGTGGAATCAATACGTAATAGAGAAGAAACCCCAAAGCGACCGAAAAGGGAATCACAATGATCACCGAGACGATCGGATTGACATGGAAGCTGTAGTAGAGTTCCCATGCAGCGAACCCCCCAAGCATAATGATGTCTCCATGTGCCAGATTAATAATCCTCTGGACGCCGAAAACCAAATTGAGCCCCATCGCCATCAAGGCGTAGAAAAGCCCTAAAAGAATTCCGCCGATAACGGAATACTCGAAAAGCATCCCTCTCCGATCTACTTTTTGGTGGAGGCGCGACCGCCTCCACCAGGCAACATTATCTACTCAATTGGCTACGGAGCCGGATAGACAGCCGAGGCGTCCGCCGCTGCTGCAGGATATACCACTTTCAAGCTTACCGACGTGGAGGTAGGCAAGATCTGCCCTACTGGCAGGAGTTCGCCAACCTGCGCTCCCTCTGAGTTGATCTTGAAGTTCCCGTCCACGGTGTTGAGCGAGCCAGACACCTTTGTCAACGCGTTCCGCAAAGCCAGCTGTGAGAGCGAGGTGGCATTCTTCAATGCAGCCTGAACCACAAGACCAGCATTGTATCCTAAGAGCCCAGGCGCGTTACTCGCCGAAGGATAGTAGGTGTGGATATCCGCCAGCAGCGCCTTACTCGTTAAACCTTCCGAAACGGAAGTGTAGTTGTGCGAGTAGTTGGTTGCATACGTGTAGGTGTACTGAAGCCCACTCTTGCCGAGCTGACTCTTGAAGAGTGAGAACAGCTGTCCTGGGAAGACGGTGAAAGTCATGGGGAACTTGATGCCAGAGGACTGTAGCTGCCCCAGGAAAGCGGTGTCGTTGGGTTGGAAACCAAACTCAAGCACCGCACCTGGGTTCGTTGCCTTCATCGAGTTGATGATCGTCCCGTAGCTCGTCGTAGAGGTAGGTACGGCCTGGTAGTACGATACCCTCACGCCCTCAGCTGTAAGTTTGCTCTTTAATGTTTCCGCTTGCGACTGATCAAAGTCGTTTGAATCGTAAACGATCGCAACGTTTTTGATCTTCTTCGCGCCGATGAACTGTGCAAGCGGTGTCGGCCAGATCGAAGACTCTGGCAGGCTAGTTAACACGATATAGGGGTTGTTGGGTGTAAAGAACGGAATTCCAGTACCACTAGGATCGAACACCAATTGCTTGTGGGCCTGACCGACCGCCACTGCGGGAGCGGTCAGCACCGATCCAAAGTCGGACACGAAAATATTGACTTTGTTCTGGGTAATTAGCTGGTTGTAAAGAACCGAGGCGGTGGCCGCACTTGACTGATCATTATAGGCAATCAACTTCAATGGGATTCGCTTATGATACGCGCCCACATAGACGCCACCCTTTTTGTTCTCGAGCTTTATCCAAAGTTTGAGTCCATCGAATTCAGGCATGGAAGCCGTTGCATATGCACCGGTGGCGGCATATGTGGTGCCGATTGTGATATCGGCTGGTGCCTTTGATGTTGATGTTGATGTTGATGTTGATGACGATCCACAGGCCGCCGCCAACAACGACATCGCCGCCAACGACATCGATACTGCAACGGTCTTAGAATGAGACAGCTTCATGTTTTCCCCCAGAATGTTCTGCTAACCTAGACTGTTGGTTAGCAATCGCTTATTCTATAGTGCAATCAGACCACGTTGCGTTGTTGATGGTTGATTTAGCGGTCGTTTCATTAAATGTTCATGAAGTATCGCGATGCAGACTTGCCGGTCCGGGTGTCGGGCGCCTCCTCGCGAAGCCTTTCGGAGCTAGCCATATTGATGTTGTTGCACCGGGTTGTGTGTTCTCACTTGGTTAACGAGGCTGTGGATTTGTCGTCACGGTAAGTCCGGATGCATAGGTACGAAGTGTCTATTCAGGCAGCGTTTTCCTCGTTATACTGATTCGGGATAACTCTATTAATTAGGCACTATCAGTGCATATCTATCAGTGTTTTCGCTCAGCCCTGATTCTGCAATCGCTAGCTAGGAACTGCGTCGCCGATGGGTATTAGGTCGGGAAATAGTCGGCCAAGGCGGGGTGGGCAGCGGTAGGGTCAGTGTGTCTAACGAAGGATCACGTGTCACTCTGACCTTCGATCAAATTTCGTTGGCGACCCGACCTCATCCTTTCGTTGGCCCCGTCTCCTTGGCATGGACTAGCTTTTGAGTTCAGCGACATTAGCGTTGTGCGTGATCTGATCCCAAATTGCATTGGCCGCTGGTCTCTTCCCAAGACTCTCGCACCAGCTAGA carries:
- a CDS encoding ABC transporter permease; its protein translation is MATSTSTPLGAPDEAAAIRVAVPSGGLGQDLRAISIVWRRELIRFWRDKLRMVTSLIQPILFLFVLGTGLSTLAKHGMPPGVNLRTFLYPGVLAMSALFTALFSAGSIVWDREFGFLREMLVAPVSRGSIVLGKCLGGTTVATFQGVIILILAGLAGIPYRPTLILALIGELLLLSFTLTAFGVMMAARIQQFQAFMAVTQMLVMPLFFLSGALYPLAGLPTWLTVLTRIDPLTYIVGPMRSVVFNSINMTQAARHFLSPGVTWNGWLVPVALSLAIVAVMGAAMAFIAILEFRKSD
- a CDS encoding ABC transporter ATP-binding protein; amino-acid sequence: MAALALEVKDITIAYSGMAVVRELSLEVDPGQAIVILGANGAGKSTLLRAIVGLLPTSGGTVSLFGDDVTKASTAKRARKGLAFMSEQGIFPSLSVKENLQLGAMTNRNRSFDAGLETVLALFPELGGRLNEPAGSLSGGQRKMVGIAKCVIAQPSLLIMDEPSAGLSPKFVSEVVETLITLHSDGMTLLVAEQNVEFLKFAQTAVVLEGGYVRFNGPVAELSNNKTLHDAFFGIESIQEI
- a CDS encoding ABC transporter ATP-binding protein, whose product is MSENVIEVHNLAQSFGGLRAVDGVSFSLANGEVLGLVGPNGSGKTTIINTICGLYEPTGGSVMLDGKDVTGLRADKLARIGINRTFQIPRPFLDLTVFENLEIARNHASRVTLGVAEVAELVGLSESMGKPASSLNSTHKKMLDLGRALVMSPRVLFVDELAAGLMPAELEGVTQLLRKIARDRSVVVVEHLLGFLDRVADRVLVLNAGKEIFAGSLSAALQDDLVKKVFLGGSSSS
- a CDS encoding branched-chain amino acid ABC transporter permease, which codes for MRDRKRMVDLAGIVLPLLAFSLAVQFYGNELLLVYMMVYLVLAQGINISYGFTGYLPFGYFGFFGAGAYAGALTIQHFQIPAILAVVIGGVGGVVVAAIFMPLFRLKGAYFAIATLAGALALGDIISNPSLASVTNGALPTNIASAYSSGQFYVSAVVLVGIALVIVFYIRHSKFGMSLLAIREDAYSAAMAGVNVVKQRSIAWLIAAGLAGMAGALFAWATSLFYPTTVFNPAVSVFAIVFALFGGTGSLWGPTLGAVLLYGVYSIIGISNPQYFELIYGFIIILLVLFLPRGLVGIGKSVSRRFTTGNAR
- a CDS encoding branched-chain amino acid ABC transporter permease — translated: MLFEYSVIGGILLGLFYALMAMGLNLVFGVQRIINLAHGDIIMLGGFAAWELYYSFHVNPIVSVIIVIPFSVALGFLLYYVLIPRLKSAKDFETLSLVLFFGVSQVTEALAALGFGNNQRTMPSNSLPSAPIHLFGQSYQSDWFIAAGVAIPILLLFFLYLYRTKLGRQTRAVMADTDEAASVGIDATRVSAITFGVGLALAAVSGVMAIFVFSGVQASEGVGLTVIAFAIIVFGSLGNPMGTVLAGLLFGVFYQLAQVYLPSWSDLVPYVLVLGTMLIRPQGLLGRRTRVV
- a CDS encoding ABC transporter substrate-binding protein; translation: MPEFDGLKLWIKLENKKGGVYVGAYHKRIPLKLIAYNDQSSAATASVLYNQLITQNKVNIFVSDFGSVLTAPAVAVGQAHKQLVFDPSGTGIPFFTPNNPYIVLTSLPESSIWPTPLAQFIGAKKIKNVAIVYDSNDFDQSQAETLKSKLTAEGVRVSYYQAVPTSTTSYGTIINSMKATNPGAVLEFGFQPNDTAFLGQLQSSGIKFPMTFTVFPGQLFSLFKSQLGKSGLQYTYTYATNYSHNYTSVSEGLTSKALLADIHTYYPSASNAPGLLGYNAGLVVQAALKNATSLSQLALRNALTKVSGSLNTVDGNFKINSEGAQVGELLPVGQILPTSTSVSLKVVYPAAAADASAVYPAP